Below is a genomic region from Gillisia sp. Hel_I_86.
GACACTACTCTGTCTTTATACTCTTGTTTAAGTCTTGGTGCGTATGCCATAACTAAATTACTTCATTTGATTTTTTGGAAAATCTCACTTTCTTGCCATCTTCCATTCTATAACCAATACGGGTAGTATCCCCCTTTTTATCGATTAAGGATAAGTTGGATAAATGGATAGGTGCTTCCTTCTTAACTATACCTCCTTGTGGGTTGGATGCACTTGGTTTCTCATGTTTAGAGACCATATTTACACCTTCCACAATTGCTTTATTTTTATCTCGAAGAATTTTTTGAACTTTTCCTTCTTGACCTTTATGGTCTCCGGCAATAAGTCTAACTGTATCTCCAGATTTTATTTTCAGCTTTGTCATTATTTCTATGTATTAAAGCACCTCTGGTGCTAATGATACAATCTTCATGAATTGTTTATCACGAAGTTCACGTGCTACTGGACCAAATACACGGGTACCGCGCATTTCGCCAGTTGGATTTAGAAGAACACATGCGTTGTCATCAAAACGGATATATGATCCATCTGGCCTACGCACTTCTTTCTTGGTACGAACAACAACTGCCGTTGAAACTGCACCCTTCTTAATGTTTCCATTAGGTGTAGCTTCTTTAACGCTGACAACTATTTTGTCTCCAACAGAAGCGTATCTTCTTTTTGTACCTCCTAATACCCTAATGGTCAAAACTTCTTTTGCCCCGGTATTGTCTGCTACTCTTAATCTAGACTCTTGTTGTACCATTTTACTTAGCTCTTTCTATAATTTCTACTAATCTCCAACATTTGGATTTACTCAATGGACGTGTCTCCATTATTTTTACTGTATCTCCAATATTGCAGTCATTTGTTTCGTCGTGAGCCACGTATTTTTTCGTTTTTAAAACGAATTTACCATACATGGGATGTTTTACCTTTTTAACTTCAGCAACCACAATTGATTTCTGCATTTTATTACTGGTAACTACACCTATACGCTCTTTTCTTAAATTTCTTTTTTCCATCTTTCAGCAGAATAACACTTATTGTTGTTCTCTTTTAGTTAACTCTGTAGCAATTCTCGCTATAGATCTTCTTACAACTCTTAGTTGTATTGGGTTCTCCAATGGCGAAACTGCGTGAGCCATTTTTAAATCTGAATATGCTTTTCTGGATTTACCAAGTTCTTCTTGTAAATCTGCTACAGATGATTCTCTTACTTCTGATTGTTTCATAACTTCTCTTAATTAAGCTTGATAATCCCTAGCTACGATAAACTTAGTTTTCACAGGCAATTTCTGTGCTGCAAGACGCAATGCTTCTTTAGCAACATCAAAAGGAACTCCTCCTATTTCAAATAAGATCCTTCCCGGTTTTACAACTGCTGCCCAATATTCTACAGCACCCTTACCTTTACCCATACGCACTTCAAGAGGTTTCTTTGTAATAGGCTTGTCTGGAAATATTTTAATCCATAACGAACCTTCTCTTTTCATAAAACGGGTAGCGGCGATACGAGCTGCTTCTATTTGACGTGCAGTAAGGAAACTTGAGTCCAATGATTTGATCCCGAATGTTCCGTTTGAAAGTCTATGCCCTCTTTGAGAGTTTCCTTTCATACGGCCCTTTTGCATCTTACGATATTTTGTTCTTTTAGGCTGTAACATTTTTGTTTCTTTAAAAAATTACTTTCTACGACGTGGCTTGTTGTTACCTCCTCGTGCTGGTCCGGATTTTCCTCCTGGCTTCTTGGTAGTCATACCAACAAGTGGGGAAAGTTCTCTTTTTCCGTAAACCTCACCTTTCATGATCCATACTTTAACACCAAGCCTACCATAAGTAGTGTGTGCCTCAACTAAAGCATAATCAATATCGGCTCTAAAAGTCGACAAAGGAATTCTACCATCTTTGTAAGATTCTGAACGTGCCATCTCTGCCCCGTTCAAACGACCTGAAATTTGTATTTTAATACCTTCGGCATTCATTCTCATAGCGGCTGCAATAGCCATTTTGATAGCACGACGGTAAGAAATACGATTCTCGATTTGTCTAGCTACACTAGAACCAACCAAATGAGCATCTAATTCTGGCCTCTTAATTTCAAAGATGTTTATCTGAACTTCTTTGTCTGTAATTTTCTTAAGCTCTTCTTTCAACTTGTCTACCTCTTGTCCACCTTTCCCGATAATGATACCAGGTCTTGCAGTAGTGATAGTAACGGTTACAAGTTTAAGAGTACGCTCGATAATTACTCTGGATACACTCGCTTTGGATAAACGAGCATGGATATACTTTCTAATCTTATCGTCTTCGGCTAATTTATCGCCGTAGTCATTTCCTCCGTACCAGTTGGATTCCCATCCTCTAATGATACCAAGGCGATTCCCGATTGGATTTGTTTTTTGTCCCATACTCTTAGCTTTGTGTATTTTTGTTGTCTCCAATCACTATTGTAACGTGGTTGGAACGTTTTCTAATTCTATGTGCGCGACCTTGTGGTGCAGGACGAAGTCTCTTCAACATACTTCCACCGTCTACGCGTATCTCTTTTACAAATAAATTTGCTTCCTCGATGTTAGCATCTTCATTTTTTGCTTGCCAGTTAGCAATAGCAGAAAGAAGTAATTTCTCCAATCTACGTGATGCTTCCTTAGAGCTAAATCTCAACACATGAAGCGCTCTTTCTACTTTTTCACCTCGAACTAAATCTGCAACTAATCGCATTTTTCTTGGCGAAGTAGGGCAGTTATTCAGTTTTGCAAAAGCTACTAGCTTTTTAGCCTCTTTTGTCTGATCTGCTTTTTCTCTTTTACGAACTCCCATAGCTTCAGTTATCTTTTACCTTTATTTTTCGCACCTGCATGACCCCTAAAAGATCTTGTTGGTGAGAATTCTCCTAATTTGTGCCCTACCATATTTTCAGTAACATACACAGGAACAAATTGTTTCCCGTTATGCACAGCGATGGTTTGCCCAACGAAGTCTGGAGTTATCATAGAGGCTCTAGACCAAGTCTTGATTACCGTCTTTTTTCCAGATTCTACGTTTGTAGCAACTTTCTTATCTAGTTTATAGTGAACGTAAGGTCCTTTTTTTAATGAACGTGCCATATCTTATTATTTCTTTCTACGTTCTACAATATATTTATTACTCGCTTTTGTCTTAGATCTGGTTCTATACCCTTTAGCAGGTATACCTTTTCTAGAACGTGGGTGACCTCCAGAAGATTTCCCTTCACCACCACCCATTGGGTGATCCACAGGGTTCATCACTACCGGTCTTGTTCTTGGTCGTCTACCCAACCACCTGCTTCTACCTGCTTTACCAGATACAATTAACTGATGGTCACTGTTGGAGATAGCTCCAATAGTAGCCATACAAGTTACCAACACCCTTCTAATTTCTCCTGAAGGAAGTTTGATGGTTGCATATTTTCCCTCTTTTGCCACTAACTGTGCAAAAGCACCAGCACTTCGAGCCATAACAGCTCCTTGCGCAGGACGTAATTCTATACAAGAAATAATAGTTCCCAACGGAATAGCAGAAAGCGGCATTGCATTTCCAATTTCTGGAGCAGCACTCTCAGCATCAGAAACAATGTTCTGATCTACCTGAAGACCATTTTGAGCAATTACATATCTTTTCTCACCATCCTGATAATTCAAAAGGGCGATAAAGGCCGTTCTGTTAGGATCATATTCTATAGACGCAACGGTAGCAGGAACTCCATGCTTATCACGTTTAAAATCTATAATTCTGTAACGTCTTTTGTGACCACCACCTTTATAGCGCATGGTCATTTTTCCTTGACTGTTTCTACCACCTGACTTTTTAATCGGAGCAATTAAACTCTTCTCCGGCTTATCAGTAGTAATGGCGTCAAAACCATTAACTACTCTAAAACGCTGACCAGGGGTGATTGGTTTTAATTTTCTAACTGACATTCTTTAATCTTAAAGATTACTGTATAAATCAATAGTTTCACCTTCCGCAACCTGTACTAATGCTTTCTTATAAGCACTTGTTTTACCAGTGATCACTCCTGTTTTTGTAAAACGGGACTTACGATCTGGACGGACATTCATTGTGCGAACTTTAGTAACTGAAACTCCATAAGCAGACTCTATTGCGCCTTTAATTTCAATCTTGTTCGCCTTATTATCAACAACAAACGAATAACGGTTGTTCAACTCGCTATCTGCTGTCGCTTTTTCTGTAATAATAGGTTTTATTAAGATACTCATATCGTTTATTTACTTAAATTCAACTCAATTCCTTCTAAAGACCCCTCAACAAACACAAGATTATTTGCGTTTAATATTTTATAAGTGCTTAATTCTGAGCTACTTACAACCTCGGTGCCTTTTAAATTGCGTGACGACAAATATACATTTTTATTCGAGTCACCCAACACTATAAGAGATTTTTTATTATCTATCCCTAAACCTTTTAAAACATCGATGAAGTTTTTGGTTTTTGGAGTATCAAATTGAAAATCTTCTACTATGATAATTGCTTTATCATTTGCCTTAATAGAAAGTGCAGATTTTCTTGCCAATCTCTTTAAGTTCTTGTTCAATTTAAAACCATAGTTTCTTGGGCGTGGTCCAAAAATGCGTCCACCACCTCTAAAAACACCAGATTTTATACTACCAGCACGAGCTGTACCGGTACCTTTTTGTTTCTTAATCTTGCGTGTACTTCCTGTAATTTCCGCACGCTCCTTAGATTTGTGCGTTCCTTGACGTTGATTGGCCAAGTATTGTTTTACATCAAGATATACAGCATGATTGTTAGGCTCTATTCCGAAAACAGCATCTGAAAGGTTCACCTTTCTTCCTGTTTCTTTTCCTTTAATATCTACAACTGCTATTTCCATTACTTCTGAATGATTACGTATGAGTTATTGTGACCAGGAACACATCCTTTTACAACAAGTAGGTTTTTATCTGCAACTACTTTTAAAACTCTTAAGTTTTCTAATTTCACTTTTTCACCACCCATACGGCCAGCCATGCGCATTCCCTTGAACACTCTCGCAGGATATGACGCAGCACCAATCGAACCAGGAGCTCTTAAACGGTTATGTTGACCGTGGGTAGCTTGTCCTACCCCGCCAAAACCGTGTCTCTTTACTACACCTTGAAAACCTTTACCTTTACTAGTTCCTGAAACGTCCACGAACTCTCCTTCAGTAAAATGTTCTACAGTAATACTATCACCTAATTTGTGATCCCCATCAAAACCTTTAAATTCAACGACTTTGCGCATTGCTGCAGCACCGGCTTTTTTAGCATGCCCAGCGGCAGCCTTGTTAGCGGTCTTTTTGTCATCGAAACCTAGCTGAAGAGCTTCATACCCGTCAACTTCTTTGGTTCTGACTTGGGTAATTACGCAAGGACCAGCTTGTATAACGGTACAAGGAATATTCTTCCCGTTCTCGTCAAATATGCTAGTCATGCCTATTTTTTTTCCTATTAACCCAGACATAATTAATTATTGATTAAATTAAAATTATTTATTTAAAAATATTCAGGACTGAAAATACTTCCAATCCTGAATGTATTTTTCCGTTTTTCCCTCGACAACTGCTCGGGACATGTAATTAATTTTGAATTCAAAAATTTTGAATTCTAAATTTTTTGATTGGTAAAGATCCCTCCTTCGTCGGGATGGATACTTCTATACTTTTGTTTCGCCTAAGCTCACAAAAGTCAAGAATTATCACACCTTGATCTCTACTTCTACTCCGCTTGGTAATTCCAATTTCATCAAAGCATCGATAGTCTTGGATGAAGAACTATAAATGTCCAACAACCTTTTATAAGAGCTTAATTGAAATTGTTCACGTGCCTTTTTATTAACGTGCGGAGAACGTAATACTGTAAAGATTTTTTTATGCGTTGGCAATGGGATTGGTCCCGTTACTACAGCACCCGTAGTTTTTACGGTCTTTACGATCTTCTCTGCAGACTTGTCCACCAAGTTATGATCGTAAGATTTAAGTTTTATTCTGATTTTCTGACTCATATCCCTATTATTAATCGTTTGTACCCTTTGCTGCTTTTATAACTGACTCAGAAATGTTTGATGGAGTTTCAGCATAATGAGAAAATTCCATTGTAGAGGTAGCTCTACCAGAAGACAATGTTCTTAGGGTAGTTACATATCCAAACATTTCAGAAAGTGGCACTTCAGCCTTGATAACTTTTGCGCCAGATCTATCTGACATATCGTTTACTTGACCTCTTCTTCTGTTGAGATCCCCTACGATATCCCCCATGTTTTCTTCCGGAGTTACTACTTCTACTTTCATTATTGGCTCAAGAATTACAGCACCAGCTTTTTTAGCAGCTACTTTGTAACCCATTTTTGCAGCCAATTCAAAAGAAAGTTGATCGGAATCCACAGGGTGGAAAGATCCATCTTTCAATTCAACTTTTAAAGTATCCATTTTGAAACCTGCCAAAGGGCCAGTTTTCATAGCTTCCCTAAATCCTTTTTCCACAGAAGGAATAAATTCTTTAGGAATACGCCCACCTTTTACAGAGTCGATAAATTGTAGCCCCGGACCTTTAAAGTCCTCATCTGCCGGAGACATCTCAAATACGATATCACCAAATTTACCACGACCACCAGATTGTTTTTTGTAAACTTCTCTATGGTCTGCACTTCTAGTAATAGTCTCTTTATATTCTACTTGAGGTTGACCTTCGTTAACTTCAACTTTGAATTCCCTTTTTAAACGATCTACCAAGATCTCCAAGTGCAACTCTCCCATTCCCGAGATAATTGTTTGCCCTGAAGCTTCATCTGTCTTAACCTGGAAAGTTGGATCTTCTTCAGCCAATTTAGCCAAAGCCATACCCATTTTATCCACATCTGCCTTTGTTTTAGGCTCCACTGCAATACCAATTACCGGGGCCGGGAAAGACATAGATTCTAATGTAATAGGGTGCTTCTCATCTGTAAGCGTATCCCCGGTTTTAATATCTTTAAAACCTACAGCAGCTCCAATATCCCCAGCTTCGATCCTATCGATAGGCTCTTGCTTGTTAGCGTGCATTTGGTAGATACGTGAAATACGTTCTTTTTTACCAGAACGGTTATTCAACACATAAGAACCCGCATCCAAGGCTCCTGAATAAACCCTAAAGAATGCCAAACGCCCCACGAAAGGATCGGTAGCAATTTTAAAAGCTAAAGCAGAAAAAGGTGAATCCACATTGGGCTTACGACTTTCCTCTTCTTCAGTATCGGGATTCATTCCAATGATAGCTTCAATATCTACAGGAGAAGGCAAATAACGCATTACCGCATCCAACATCATTTGAACACCTTTGTTCTTAAAGGCAGATCCACACATCATAGGTATGATAGACATATCTATGGTAGCAGCTCTTAATGCAGCAATAATTTCGTCTTCAGTAATAGAATTTTCATCTTCAAAGAATTTCTCCATTAAAGCTTCATCGTAATCAGCCACAGCCTCTACCAATAAAGTTCTATACTTATTAACGTCGTCCCTCAATTCAGCTGGAATATCTATGGTCTCATAGGTCATCCCAAAATCCTCTTCATTCCAAACGATAGCTGTTTTAGATATTAAATCTACAACACCTTTAAAATCGTTCTCCTCCCCAATTGGTATTTGCAAAGGCACCGGGTTTCCACCTAGCATCTCTTTTACCTGATTACAAACATTAAAAAAGTCAGATCCCTGACGATCCATTTTGTTTACAAACCCTAAACGAGGAACCCTATATTTATCTGCTTGTCTCCACACAGTTTCAGACTGAGGCTCAACACCATCAACTGCACTGAACAAAGCAACCATACCATCCAATACACGTAAAGAACGCTCTACCTCTACGGTAAAATCTACGTGACCTGGGGTATCAATAATATTTACCGTGAATTCTTGATCCCGATACATCCACTTACAATGCGTAGCAGCAGAAGTAATTGTAATACCTCTTTCCTGCTCCTGCTCCATCCAGTCCATAGTAGCTGCACCGTCATGGACTTCCCCAATCTTGTGACTTACACCCGTATAAAACAAGACACGCTCTGTAGTCGTGGTTTTACCAGCATCAATATGCGCAGCAATACCTATATTTCTTGTGAATTTTAAATCTCTTTGTGCCATTTTTTTAGAATCTAAAGTGAGAGAATGCTTTGTTAGCTTCAGCCATCTTATGGGTATCTACTCTTTTCTTAACAGCAGCACCTTCTTCCTTGGCAGCAGCAATTACTTCTGCAGCCAATCTCTGGGCCATAGATTTCTCGTTACGCTTTCTAGAATAAGAGATCAACCATTTCATTGCAGTTGAAACTTTACGATCTGGCCTAATTTGCATAGGGATCTGAAAA
It encodes:
- the rplX gene encoding 50S ribosomal protein L24 — translated: MTKLKIKSGDTVRLIAGDHKGQEGKVQKILRDKNKAIVEGVNMVSKHEKPSASNPQGGIVKKEAPIHLSNLSLIDKKGDTTRIGYRMEDGKKVRFSKKSNEVI
- the rplN gene encoding 50S ribosomal protein L14, which codes for MVQQESRLRVADNTGAKEVLTIRVLGGTKRRYASVGDKIVVSVKEATPNGNIKKGAVSTAVVVRTKKEVRRPDGSYIRFDDNACVLLNPTGEMRGTRVFGPVARELRDKQFMKIVSLAPEVL
- the rpsQ gene encoding 30S ribosomal protein S17; the encoded protein is MEKRNLRKERIGVVTSNKMQKSIVVAEVKKVKHPMYGKFVLKTKKYVAHDETNDCNIGDTVKIMETRPLSKSKCWRLVEIIERAK
- the rpmC gene encoding 50S ribosomal protein L29, whose protein sequence is MKQSEVRESSVADLQEELGKSRKAYSDLKMAHAVSPLENPIQLRVVRRSIARIATELTKREQQ
- the rplP gene encoding 50S ribosomal protein L16; its protein translation is MLQPKRTKYRKMQKGRMKGNSQRGHRLSNGTFGIKSLDSSFLTARQIEAARIAATRFMKREGSLWIKIFPDKPITKKPLEVRMGKGKGAVEYWAAVVKPGRILFEIGGVPFDVAKEALRLAAQKLPVKTKFIVARDYQA
- the rpsC gene encoding 30S ribosomal protein S3 — its product is MGQKTNPIGNRLGIIRGWESNWYGGNDYGDKLAEDDKIRKYIHARLSKASVSRVIIERTLKLVTVTITTARPGIIIGKGGQEVDKLKEELKKITDKEVQINIFEIKRPELDAHLVGSSVARQIENRISYRRAIKMAIAAAMRMNAEGIKIQISGRLNGAEMARSESYKDGRIPLSTFRADIDYALVEAHTTYGRLGVKVWIMKGEVYGKRELSPLVGMTTKKPGGKSGPARGGNNKPRRRK
- the rplV gene encoding 50S ribosomal protein L22; amino-acid sequence: MGVRKREKADQTKEAKKLVAFAKLNNCPTSPRKMRLVADLVRGEKVERALHVLRFSSKEASRRLEKLLLSAIANWQAKNEDANIEEANLFVKEIRVDGGSMLKRLRPAPQGRAHRIRKRSNHVTIVIGDNKNTQS
- the rpsS gene encoding 30S ribosomal protein S19: MARSLKKGPYVHYKLDKKVATNVESGKKTVIKTWSRASMITPDFVGQTIAVHNGKQFVPVYVTENMVGHKLGEFSPTRSFRGHAGAKNKGKR
- the rplB gene encoding 50S ribosomal protein L2, producing MSVRKLKPITPGQRFRVVNGFDAITTDKPEKSLIAPIKKSGGRNSQGKMTMRYKGGGHKRRYRIIDFKRDKHGVPATVASIEYDPNRTAFIALLNYQDGEKRYVIAQNGLQVDQNIVSDAESAAPEIGNAMPLSAIPLGTIISCIELRPAQGAVMARSAGAFAQLVAKEGKYATIKLPSGEIRRVLVTCMATIGAISNSDHQLIVSGKAGRSRWLGRRPRTRPVVMNPVDHPMGGGEGKSSGGHPRSRKGIPAKGYRTRSKTKASNKYIVERRKK
- the rplW gene encoding 50S ribosomal protein L23, whose translation is MSILIKPIITEKATADSELNNRYSFVVDNKANKIEIKGAIESAYGVSVTKVRTMNVRPDRKSRFTKTGVITGKTSAYKKALVQVAEGETIDLYSNL
- the rplD gene encoding 50S ribosomal protein L4, which produces MEIAVVDIKGKETGRKVNLSDAVFGIEPNNHAVYLDVKQYLANQRQGTHKSKERAEITGSTRKIKKQKGTGTARAGSIKSGVFRGGGRIFGPRPRNYGFKLNKNLKRLARKSALSIKANDKAIIIVEDFQFDTPKTKNFIDVLKGLGIDNKKSLIVLGDSNKNVYLSSRNLKGTEVVSSSELSTYKILNANNLVFVEGSLEGIELNLSK
- the rplC gene encoding 50S ribosomal protein L3, whose amino-acid sequence is MSGLIGKKIGMTSIFDENGKNIPCTVIQAGPCVITQVRTKEVDGYEALQLGFDDKKTANKAAAGHAKKAGAAAMRKVVEFKGFDGDHKLGDSITVEHFTEGEFVDVSGTSKGKGFQGVVKRHGFGGVGQATHGQHNRLRAPGSIGAASYPARVFKGMRMAGRMGGEKVKLENLRVLKVVADKNLLVVKGCVPGHNNSYVIIQK
- the rpsJ gene encoding 30S ribosomal protein S10; amino-acid sequence: MSQKIRIKLKSYDHNLVDKSAEKIVKTVKTTGAVVTGPIPLPTHKKIFTVLRSPHVNKKAREQFQLSSYKRLLDIYSSSSKTIDALMKLELPSGVEVEIKV
- the fusA gene encoding elongation factor G, with protein sequence MAQRDLKFTRNIGIAAHIDAGKTTTTERVLFYTGVSHKIGEVHDGAATMDWMEQEQERGITITSAATHCKWMYRDQEFTVNIIDTPGHVDFTVEVERSLRVLDGMVALFSAVDGVEPQSETVWRQADKYRVPRLGFVNKMDRQGSDFFNVCNQVKEMLGGNPVPLQIPIGEENDFKGVVDLISKTAIVWNEEDFGMTYETIDIPAELRDDVNKYRTLLVEAVADYDEALMEKFFEDENSITEDEIIAALRAATIDMSIIPMMCGSAFKNKGVQMMLDAVMRYLPSPVDIEAIIGMNPDTEEEESRKPNVDSPFSALAFKIATDPFVGRLAFFRVYSGALDAGSYVLNNRSGKKERISRIYQMHANKQEPIDRIEAGDIGAAVGFKDIKTGDTLTDEKHPITLESMSFPAPVIGIAVEPKTKADVDKMGMALAKLAEEDPTFQVKTDEASGQTIISGMGELHLEILVDRLKREFKVEVNEGQPQVEYKETITRSADHREVYKKQSGGRGKFGDIVFEMSPADEDFKGPGLQFIDSVKGGRIPKEFIPSVEKGFREAMKTGPLAGFKMDTLKVELKDGSFHPVDSDQLSFELAAKMGYKVAAKKAGAVILEPIMKVEVVTPEENMGDIVGDLNRRRGQVNDMSDRSGAKVIKAEVPLSEMFGYVTTLRTLSSGRATSTMEFSHYAETPSNISESVIKAAKGTND